TTGATAACATTCGTGATGTAATACCTTTCCCAAGAACGAATAAAAATATTTTAATGTAAGAGGATAAAATTGAAAATTGATTTTGTAAAAGCAAGTTTTTGAAGACGTTTATTTGCAGGATTAATTGATTTTGTATTTCTTTTTCTTACTTTTTTAATATTTTTCTACCTATTTTTGATATTAACTGAATGGTCAAAAATAAAATTTTATCTTTGAATTCTAAGTGTTTTTTTATTTGTAATTTTTTACCGCATTTTTTTAATTATTTTTTTAAAGCAAACAATTGGACTTTTTTTAACAAAAACTAAAGTTGTTTTTTTCGAAGAAAACCTTAATTTTTTAAAAAAATTCTGAATTTTACTAAAAAGGGAAGCATTTTTAAGTCTTAATTGAATATTTTCGCTTTTATTTTCCTCAATTATTTTAGATTTGAGTTTCGGAATTGATCTTAACTTTTTTCAAACTTTTCAAAATTCAAGCCAAAATTTAACTTTTTTTCAACAAGTTAGCTTAAGTTTTCCCGCTTTATTTTCAAAAATTAACTTTTTCTTCTTAATTGTAAATAACCTCTCAATTTTAGGTTCAAAAAAATTAACAATTATTGATTCTTTTTCTAAAACAACTATTTGCTTGAAACAAACGCCTATAAAAGCGGATTATTTAAGATCAATTCATGCAAATTTTAGTCCAATTCATTGGGAGGTTAATTAATTATGTCATCACAAAATATTCTTTCACAGCTAAATGACAAACAAAAAATCGCTGTTATTAGTAATAGCTCGCATCTGAGAATTGTTGCAGGTGCTGGAACAGGAAAAACAACTGTTCTAACAAAAAAAATTGCCTATATTATTAATGAATCACTGGCATATCCCAATCGTATTTTGGCGCTAACTTTTACAAATAAAGCCGCCGAAGAAATGCGAACTCGTGTAGAAAAACTTGTTCATGAAAAGGCAAAAGATATACAAATTTTAACTTTTCACTCGCTTTGCAATTTGATTTTGCGAACTGAAGCAAAAAATATTGTTGAAATTGATGAAATTCAAATAGATGATTACCGTTTTAATATAATTGATGAGCAAGATCAGCGTAAAATTATAGAAAAACTTTTAGGTGCAAACCTTAAAACATCCGAGGACAAAGACGATAAAAAAATTACTGCATTTCAAGCGATTGAGTTTATTTCAAGAGCCAAAAATTTAGAGCAATCCCCAAGCCAAGCACTCAAGCTAGCAAATAATGAAGTTGAATTAATTAAGGCCAATGTTTATAAAAATTATATTGAAAAAACAAGGGAAAATAACATAATTGATTTTGACGATTTATTGCTTTATACTAAAATAGCATTTGAAAAAAATCCACAAATTGCCCAGCGTTGACAGAAAAAATTTGACTTTGTGCTTGTTGATGAATTTCAAGACACCTCGCTAATTCAGTATTCTATTTTAAAGTTTTTTATTAAGAACAATACAAAATTATTTGTTGTTGGTGATCCTGATCAGACTATTTATTCTTGAAGAGGCGCTGATCCATCACTTATTCTTAATTTAGAAAATGACTATCCTGATTTACAAACAGTAATTCTTGACAAAAATTACCGCTCAACACAAAATATTCTTGATGCAGCTAACCATTTAATTTCAAATAATAAAAACCGAATAAAAAAGAATTTAGTAGCTCACTCAACTGAAAAGATTGATATTCATTTTGAAGATCTTGGTAATGAAAGAGGCGCTGAAGTTGACTGAATTTATGAGACAGTCCAAAATTTAATTACAAAAAACAAAGTAAATTATCGAGACATTGCAATTTTAGCACGCTCAAATTTCTATTTTCGACAAATAATTGACAAACTTGATGCCCATAATATCCCTTATATAAAACACGGAAATTCTCCTCTTGCTGCAAAAAAAGAAGTTCGTGAAGCTATTTATTTTTTAAAAGTCATTGAAAATTCTGACCCTTATGCTTTTGAACAAATTATTAATGTGCCGGCCAAAAAAATTGGTGCTATCACAATTAGTAAATTAAATGATTTAGCAGCTAAATTTGAACTTAATTTGTACGATTTTTTATTTAAATACTATTCAGGAAAAATCAATTTAAAAGAAGAACATGGTAAAATTCCGTTAACTATTGAAAATCAAGCCAAAATTAAAAATCTTTTTGAAAGAATAACCGCCGCAAGACGATTCAAGTCTGAAATTGAAGAAAAAAATCCGACAGTTTTTAAACTTTTTTCGCAAGTTCTTGACTCTTTTTTGAAAAAAATTAACTACTTTAGTTCAATAAAAGATCCTAAACAAGAATCTGACACAAAAGAACTTTTGGAAAAATACTATGAATCACTTGATAATTGGCAAATCCAAAATCCTAACAAAAAATTAGCCGATTACCTTGATTTTGCAGTTATTTCTCATTTTGAACAAACCGAAACCCCAAATCGAATTAATTTATTAACAGTTCATTCTTCAAAAGGGCTTGAATTTGAGTATGTTTTTTTAGTTGGTATGAATCAAGGAGTTTTCCCTTCACAAAAAGTTCTTGACCAAAATCTTGAGAGTGAATACGAAGAAGAAAGAAGGCTAGCATTTGTTGCAGTAACAAGGGCAAAAAAAGTTTTATATATAACAAACGGATTTCGTGGTACTTTTTATAATGATCATGGTCGTCGTTGAAAATCTAGTCAAAATTCAATTTCACCATTTATTAAAGAGATGAAAATTAAGGCTGAACAATTTTATCAGTTTCGTAAACTTGATGCAACTGGAAAGCTTAATTACCAAAAAACTGATTCAGAAAATGTTGAATTTGCCCCTGGAAATCATATCGCTCATCTGAAATTTGGTAAAGGAATCATTTTGGAAGTGCGAGCTGACTCAATTTTGGTCAAATTTTTCGATATTCCTGGTGATAAAGGGATAAAAACACTTGTTAAAACTCATAAGTCCATTGAAAAAATTTCGTAAAAATGTCTCCACAAATTCAAACTTATTTAATAGTTGCGCTAATTTTGCTAATTAGTATTTTTTTTGTTTGCTTTTTGATTATAGTGTTACTTTTTGCCAATAATAAAAAAACCAAAATTCTCCCTTTAATTCCTTTCACTTATGATTCTGATTTAAAAAGAATCCGTGTTAGCGATGTTTTTTCACTTCCTAGTTTGAAATATATTGTTGAAAACAACAATTTACTAACAGGACTTTGGGTGAGTCAATCTGATTTTATTTCGCTCCTTGAAGAACCATATCAAAAATTATTCCTTTCACGAATTGATAATTGAAAAAAAGGTTCAATCACAATTAAATTTCAAAAAAGATTTCTTTTTAACAATAATTTTAAAGTTTTTTTCCAAGATAAATCAAAAAACGGTTTTGTTTTAGCCCAAATACAAAAATCAATTTTTGATATCGCTAAATACCAAAAAACCTTTAAAAATCGACTAGTTGACAAACTAATTCTTGATTTTGCAACCCCAAGTTTTCTGGTAAGCTTTAGTTTTCCTTTTGAAATAACGGACGATTTTGCTAAAAATTTTTATATTTCTTACAACAAAATTCTCCCTTTTTTTGTTAAAATTTCTAATTTTTCCATTTTTTACTTTGAGAATATTTTGATTATGCAAATATGTGCAAAATCACCTAAAATGCTGGAAAAAATTAGAAATTCATACAAAAATTTTGCAAAAGCCCATAATTTAGGTAATTTTTTGTCTTGAGTAATTATAAATTTAGATACTCAAATAAATTATGACTGAAAAATAGAAATAAAAAAATTTTTTAACCAAATAACAGCGAAAAAAGCCTTATTTCTCGAAGTAAATTCAAGTAGTCCGCAGTTTAAGTCGATTATTGACACCAAAACACAAGTTCAGCAAATATTTAATATACAAAATCATTTTCTTGCGCATATTTATCAATTTGATAATAAAAACCCTGTTTATAGCGTCTTTGATTTAGACTTTCACAGGAACCAAAAAATCGATGAATTATTAAAATTTTTAACCCAAAATCCTTCATATGATCATTCGCAAAATATTTACAAAATTAATTATATAATCGCGCAAAAAATGCGTAATTATCCAATTGATTTTCAAAAATTAACATTTTTAATTGAAACAGAAATTAATATACCAGAAACAAATATTAGTCATATTCCTAATATTTGCTATCAAAAAATAGTTGATTCTAAGCTTTTTTATTATCTTGCAATTAATAAGCCACCTTTTTTATTTATTAAGAACCTTAATGATTTTACCGATTTTAGTGATGGAAATGATATAGTTGTTTCATCACTTGGCGAATATGCCCGTCGTGAAAAAGTAAAAGTTGTTTTTAAAAAGCAAGATATAACAAAATTTAACTTTGGTAATAAGAATTTTCCTCTCTATTATTGGTAAAAATAATAAAATTTGCTTCTTTTTCCTAATTTTTTCCTTTTTTTGGCCAAAAATAGTTAAAAAATTAATTTAGGTTGCAACAAATTACTATAAGGGAGCAAAAATGCAAATTTATCAATATGGAAAAATTGTCTCAAAAAATAAAAATTATTTAATTATTGAAAATCAAGGGAGTGGATATTTACTGTATGTTCCGCGGATTGACCGTTTTAATACCGATGAAAATAGAAAAATTTATCTTTACGAATATGAAAATGATTATTCAAAAATAACTTACGGATTTGCAAGCTTCCGTGAAAGAATTTTATTTGAAGATTTAATTTCAATTCAAGGAGTTGGTCCAAAAACTGCTATTTCTATCCTTAACAGCGGTTTGCAAAACGCAATTAATTTAATAGCCGCAAATGATTGGAAAGGTCTTTCAAAAATTCCTTATCTTTCCGAAAAAAATGCTAAGCAAATTGTTTTTGAATTTCACGGAAAATACAAAAAATTTCTTGAGAATGACAAAAAACAAAATCAGGAAAATATTCTTGAAACTGATTCTAAAGAAGTTGATAAAACCGATGATTTGAATGATGAAATTCTCCAAAATAATTCAGTCGAAGAAAAGACATCATCCGAACTTGAAGAAACTTTAAAAATGCTTGGTTTTAAACCTAATCAAATTAATTATGCACTCACAAAAGTTGAGCCTAATGAAAATTTCGAAAACTTAATAGAACAAGCTATCAAGATTATTTCAAATGCCAGAGAATTTAGAAGTTAGGCCAACAAATTTTGATAATTTTATTGGCCAACAAAAATTGGTTGAAACACTGAAAATTTTAATTTCATCTTCTCAAAAGCGCAAACAAGCTTTAGACCATATTTTATTTTATGGACCTCCTGGAACCGGCAAAACGACACTAGCAAATATTGTAGCCAACGTTCTTGAATCCAAAATTAAGTACGTGCAAGGCCCATTACTCGAAAAAAAGGCCGACGTTCTTGCTATTTTAGCAAATATTTCTCAAGACACAATTCTTTTTATTGACGAAATTCACGGAATTAATAAAAATATTGAAGAGCTTTTATATTCAGCGATGGAGGAGTTTGTTATCGATTTACAAATTGGGGTTGATGGCGAGCAAAAAATTATGAGAATGAAATTGCCGCATTTTACACTGATTGCCGCATCAACAAAACTAGCGCAAATTTCAACACCTTTGCAAAATCGATTTGGCTATATTGCCAAAATTGTCAACTATACAACTGATGAAATGGTTCAAATTATTTCAAATTCTGCAGCAATTTTGAAACTGCAAGTCAACAAAGAAATTATTAAATACATTGCTAGTTTTTCAAATAACACACCTCGAATTGCTAATAATTTATTAAAAAGAATTCGTGATTTTGCACTTGTTTTGAATAAAAAGAAAATTGACCGCGAAATTGTTAACAAAACTTTTGACAGCATTGGCATTTATAACCAAGGCCTTTCTCAAATAAACATTGAATATTTGAACACCTTATTCAAAATTTTTAAAGGAAAATCTGTCGCACTCGATGTGCTTGCTAATGTTTTAAAGGAACATCGGCAAACAATTATTAATATAATCGAGCCGCCATTAATTGAAAAAGAATTAATTGAAAAAACTCCTAGAGGTCGCCGAATAACTTCAAAAGGTAAGCAATATTTAACTGATTTAACTACTAAAGACGAAAAAAACACCTAAAAAAGCGTAACCTTTTTAGGTGTTTTTGTTTCAATATGTACTATTTTATCCCTATTTTCCTGAGTTTGGCAGTTTGATGGTAAAAATTCACTTTTTAGTGGATACAAATATGCAATAATACCCGTAAATCCGGGTTTTTTGACGGTCAAACCTTAATTTTTATTATTTTGAAATTGAGCTTTTGTAAAAAAAAAAAAAAAAATGTTTGGTGCAAGAAAAAATTATGTTATAATAAACCTCACTTAAGAATAATTAATAAATTTTGATATTGAATTAGGGGGGGTAGTTATGTTTTTTGTCATACTAAAATTAGATAGTGCGAATTATCCATTATATTTTTAAATATGATGGAATGCCTTAAATTTGACCGTTTAGAAATCTACAAATTTATGGCTTTTGGTTGTTGTTCTTTCAAAACTTCATATGTTTTTTTAGGCTCGCTGCAAATAAAAACGAGTTTTCTATTTGCATTGAGTTTAAATAGTAGTTGTTTTTTTATGATTTTTGTCAGTCTTTTAAACTAAAAAAGTAGTTTAAAAATTTCATAATTTTGCTTTTTAAGCTAAAATTTTAGCTTTTTTAGTTTGCTTTATTTGATTAATAAGTAGATTTTGCATCCATGAGTCTTAGATTTAAAATTTAGTGTTTTTACTTTGATAGTTATTTTTCTTGAGTTTGGCAGTTCGATGGGTTCCTAGTCACCCGAATATTTGAAATAGGTATGATTCTTACTTTGATATCTTAATAAATCACTAATAAAAATTGTAATTAACTTTTGTCAAAAAAGTTAAAAAAGCGCAACCTTTTTAGGTGTTTTTGTTTCAATATGTGCCATTTTATCCCTATTTTCATAAATAAATTTTAAAAAATCCCAAACCATTATCATCGCTATAACATCATTTTGGCAGTAAATTTGTAAATTTTTTCTAGTTTCTATTCACTCCATGTCTCCAATGTAATTGAAATAACGATCAACGGCTTTAATCATTGCTTCAAGACCATTTTTTACAGCTAATTTTTTATAAGGTGTTATTAAGTGATCTAAATTATAATTATATTCATTAATAAAATTTTCAATTTTTTTAATTGAGTAAAAACCTTTAAGATCAGAAATTACAACTCAATATTTTGAGAATGGGTCCTTTAAATCAATAGTTTTGGCAATTATTTCATCAACTTTTTTTTGATATCTTTGAATTTTTTCAATTGCCTCATGATATGGATTATTACTTTGGTAATGCATAAAAATTATGTTAACCATTTCTTTAAGTCTTGTAAGTTCATATGATTTGTTAAAAACAACGTAAAAATCAGCACTTTCGAGATAAATTTTATCAATAATTTTGCAAAAATTATCCCAACTATAAGTTTTAGGATCAAAAACGACATTAGTTTCGTCAAAATCTTGAGGTAAAATTTCTCCATTATCAGTGACAACAATTGAAACTTGGGTAACAATTTGTTGAAAAGGTTGGGCATAATCCATAGCTGGAAAAGGTAAAGAAAGAGCTTCAAAATCATACCAAACAATTTTTTTCCCATTCATTTTATTAATGAAGGTTTCTAAATTTTCAATTTCATTAATAATTATTGAATTACTTTTTTTGAAAAAATTATACCAATATGAATTTTTTTCAAAAGAAATGAGTTTAGTTTCATCATTAACAAGTGATAAAATTCTTCTAGAATTTAAAAGTGTTCCGCTAATACCAGTTAGTTGAGGATAAAACTGTTCAACCAGGAAAGCAAAGTTAGGACTTTTTTCAAAGGCACTGTTATCAATTTCACTAGGTTTAGTAAATTTTGTTACATTTTTAGCATCAAGAATCTCATCAATAGCAATATTAACAGGGATCATGTGAACAACTTTTTTATCTTTAACCTTAGAAATTTTTTCAATTTGATTTCTGAATAAGTTTTTTATTATTTTATTGTTCTCTAAAAATGTATTATCTCAAAACTCATCTAAACTAAGACCATTTTGCTTTGCAATTTTTTTTGCAAGAAAAATATTCCCACTTTCAGAATCAGCTTTGGATATAGTTTTTGCTGATTTATACCTTGAAATTCAGAATGTTTCATGAAATTCAATTTTATTTTTTTTTGGATGTTCAACTGTGTTAATTAAAAAACAAGATACTTCATCAATCGGATTTAAATCACCACTGATTTCTCGAAGCATATAATTAGATATTCAAAAATCCCAATTTGCTCTTAAATAGTCTTTGACTTTAGTTGAAGTAGAAAGTTTTAAAATACTTAATTTTTTGTTAAAAACAAAAAAAACTGACGGCTTAGCCGTTGCGTTTTTATATTCAAATGCAGGGTTAAAGATTATATCACATTTTTGATTTTTATAAAAATCAACGGTTTGCTCAATTTTTTCATCAATTAAAATTTTAGAAACAAGACA
This sequence is a window from Mesomycoplasma ovipneumoniae. Protein-coding genes within it:
- a CDS encoding RDD family protein, which codes for MKIDFVKASFWRRLFAGLIDFVFLFLTFLIFFYLFLILTEWSKIKFYLWILSVFLFVIFYRIFLIIFLKQTIGLFLTKTKVVFFEENLNFLKKFWILLKREAFLSLNWIFSLLFSSIILDLSFGIDLNFFQTFQNSSQNLTFFQQVSLSFPALFSKINFFFLIVNNLSILGSKKLTIIDSFSKTTICLKQTPIKADYLRSIHANFSPIHWEVN
- a CDS encoding ATP-dependent helicase → MSSQNILSQLNDKQKIAVISNSSHLRIVAGAGTGKTTVLTKKIAYIINESLAYPNRILALTFTNKAAEEMRTRVEKLVHEKAKDIQILTFHSLCNLILRTEAKNIVEIDEIQIDDYRFNIIDEQDQRKIIEKLLGANLKTSEDKDDKKITAFQAIEFISRAKNLEQSPSQALKLANNEVELIKANVYKNYIEKTRENNIIDFDDLLLYTKIAFEKNPQIAQRWQKKFDFVLVDEFQDTSLIQYSILKFFIKNNTKLFVVGDPDQTIYSWRGADPSLILNLENDYPDLQTVILDKNYRSTQNILDAANHLISNNKNRIKKNLVAHSTEKIDIHFEDLGNERGAEVDWIYETVQNLITKNKVNYRDIAILARSNFYFRQIIDKLDAHNIPYIKHGNSPLAAKKEVREAIYFLKVIENSDPYAFEQIINVPAKKIGAITISKLNDLAAKFELNLYDFLFKYYSGKINLKEEHGKIPLTIENQAKIKNLFERITAARRFKSEIEEKNPTVFKLFSQVLDSFLKKINYFSSIKDPKQESDTKELLEKYYESLDNWQIQNPNKKLADYLDFAVISHFEQTETPNRINLLTVHSSKGLEFEYVFLVGMNQGVFPSQKVLDQNLESEYEEERRLAFVAVTRAKKVLYITNGFRGTFYNDHGRRWKSSQNSISPFIKEMKIKAEQFYQFRKLDATGKLNYQKTDSENVEFAPGNHIAHLKFGKGIILEVRADSILVKFFDIPGDKGIKTLVKTHKSIEKIS
- the ruvA gene encoding Holliday junction branch migration protein RuvA, producing MQIYQYGKIVSKNKNYLIIENQGSGYLLYVPRIDRFNTDENRKIYLYEYENDYSKITYGFASFRERILFEDLISIQGVGPKTAISILNSGLQNAINLIAANDWKGLSKIPYLSEKNAKQIVFEFHGKYKKFLENDKKQNQENILETDSKEVDKTDDLNDEILQNNSVEEKTSSELEETLKMLGFKPNQINYALTKVEPNENFENLIEQAIKIISNAREFRS
- the ruvB gene encoding Holliday junction branch migration DNA helicase RuvB, which translates into the protein MPENLEVRPTNFDNFIGQQKLVETLKILISSSQKRKQALDHILFYGPPGTGKTTLANIVANVLESKIKYVQGPLLEKKADVLAILANISQDTILFIDEIHGINKNIEELLYSAMEEFVIDLQIGVDGEQKIMRMKLPHFTLIAASTKLAQISTPLQNRFGYIAKIVNYTTDEMVQIISNSAAILKLQVNKEIIKYIASFSNNTPRIANNLLKRIRDFALVLNKKKIDREIVNKTFDSIGIYNQGLSQINIEYLNTLFKIFKGKSVALDVLANVLKEHRQTIINIIEPPLIEKELIEKTPRGRRITSKGKQYLTDLTTKDEKNT
- a CDS encoding DUF2779 domain-containing protein codes for the protein MEKINFSHYLKLHTQQKYFIWNNPDAQNSDEIDLDDDDFDQKLWDFDSFHENQIKFPELHENIFKSFNKTFYFYIKERFADKKICLVSKILIDEKIEQTVDFYKNQKCDIIFNPAFEYKNATAKPSVFFVFNKKLSILKLSTSTKVKDYLRANWDFWISNYMLREISGDLNPIDEVSCFLINTVEHPKKNKIEFHETFWISRYKSAKTISKADSESGNIFLAKKIAKQNGLSLDEFWDNTFLENNKIIKNLFRNQIEKISKVKDKKVVHMIPVNIAIDEILDAKNVTKFTKPSEIDNSAFEKSPNFAFLVEQFYPQLTGISGTLLNSRRILSLVNDETKLISFEKNSYWYNFFKKSNSIIINEIENLETFINKMNGKKIVWYDFEALSLPFPAMDYAQPFQQIVTQVSIVVTDNGEILPQDFDETNVVFDPKTYSWDNFCKIIDKIYLESADFYVVFNKSYELTRLKEMVNIIFMHYQSNNPYHEAIEKIQRYQKKVDEIIAKTIDLKDPFSKYWVVISDLKGFYSIKKIENFINEYNYNLDHLITPYKKLAVKNGLEAMIKAVDRYFNYIGDMEWIETRKNLQIYCQNDVIAMIMVWDFLKFIYENRDKMAHIETKTPKKVALF